From Theileria orientalis strain Shintoku DNA, chromosome 4, complete genome, the proteins below share one genomic window:
- a CDS encoding uncharacterized protein (protein of unknown function DUF125, transmembrane family protein): protein MFAVVSGAAGASVSAKKLLCLSIGSLLASSFSMGFGEYVSLRAETDFVNSEKAREEHEIEHCPELEKQEMIDIYMNRYMFSGSDARTLVDVSFRNKDYFLRHMMVEELGIMLEDDSTTPLKKSFIMALSFLSMGLFPLGGYLVLVMFGNDGSEGNIATFTFTTMFTLLGAATLGFFKGKYLKQNGLKSALSMTFNSIVVGVTSYVFGLVLSLF from the exons ATGTTCGCTGTGGTCTCAGGAGCGGCCGGAGCCTCCGTTTCCGCAAAGAAACTACTCTGCCTCTCCATCGGAAGCCTGCTAGCCTCCTCGTTTTCCATGGGCTTCGGCGAATACGTGAGCCTGAGGGCCGAGACGGACTTCGTGAACTCGGAGAAGGCGAGAGAGGAACA CGAAATCGAGCACTGCCCAGAACTAGAAAAGCAGGAAATGATAGATATATACATGAACCGCTACATGTTCTCGGGGTCGGACGCGAGGACCCTGGTGGACGTGTCCTTCCGAAATAAG GACTACTTTCTGAGACACATGATGGTGGAGGAGCTGGGAATCATGTTAGAGGATGACAGCACAACGCCTCTAAAGAAAA GCTTTATCATGGCACTTAGCTTCTTATCCATGGGCCTGTTCCCGCTGGGCGGATACCTGGTGTTGGTAATGTTCGGGAATGATGGGAGTGAAGGGAACATTGCCACGTTCACGTTCACAACGATGTTTACGTTGCTGGGAGCAGCAACCCTGGGATTCTTTAAA GgaaagtacctgaagcaAAACGGACTCAAATCGGCACTCAGCATGACCTTTAACTCAATAGTTGTTGGTGTAACATCGTATGTTTTCGGGCTGGTCCTATcacttttttaa
- a CDS encoding DNA-directed RNA polymerase, translating to MDIDYMMNSTQHAGGLDRLAESQYTGSTYPDFTSSGYDVNVRLEPTKYFKGEHEGFSEEDTWKVIGSFFNEHGLVHQQIESFNDFITYRMQEIIDSHPAIEITPQPNYRPEEEEENSVLYRLKFGQLSLNKPSVEEKDGVFKHIWPQEARLRNLTYASQVYIDIEQQTFLNEEGNLVQTDSTVYPRVPLCRIPMMLKSAYCWTKGLTEHDLSDIGECVFDQGGYFVVNGGERVLIAQERMANNFVYVFNKKNQKYSAVAQLRSQPDFSQGVTSFSIMILNSQLAKNKMLAALPYVKGDVPVPILFRALGCISDRDILQRIVYDFSDTQMLSLMRSTLEECSEYTSQEQCLDYIGKRGPTVGAPLEARIQYAKDLLRRHFLPHVGTEVGSESKKCFYVGYMIHRLLLNQLGRINEDDREHFGKKRLDLAGALMASSFGALFRKLAKDVKKLLQNQIDSGRSFDVAGAIKSCSQITQGLQYQLLTGNWGRDKEGNVVRTGVSQVLNRLTFASYLSHLRRLNTPLGREGKMAKPRQLHNTHWGMICPAETPEGQAVGLVKNLALMCYISVGSMTSTILDFLLEFGMDSLDEISPVLIKDRVKIFLNGTWIGVFNQPDALVNLLLELRRKGNISSETSIVRDILSNEIKIFTDSGRSMRPLYIVENNRLLITKRHALMIENNQLNWSGLLESGVVEYIDCEEEEICMIAMFPDDLINNNNYCNSYTHCEIHPSMILGVCASIIPFPDQNQSPRNTYQSAMGKQAMGVYSTNYNLRMDTLSHVLYYPQKPLVCTRSMEFLRFRELPAGINSIVAIMCYTGYNQEDSLIMNQSSIDRGLFRSVFNRTYSSEEKYLGSTVIESFTKPTATSNFLNLKRGDYSKLDNDGLIEPGSRSDPNNPNYPAEMNLRMDCSCCLRPNENGVVDNVLLTVNNKGCKFTKVKVRSVRVPQIGDKFASRHGQKGTIGMTFRMEDLPFTCEGIVPDIIMNPHAVPSRMTIGHLIECLLGKVGALVGMEGDATPFSKMTLEQISSRLFKCHYSKYGNEAFHNGFTGNLMASKIFVGPTYYQRLKHMVEDKIHARARGPVTMLTRQPTEGRSRDGGLRFGEMERDCMISHGAAKMLKERLFDQSDAYRVHVCNLCGLLSIANLNNSSFQCTACDNKTQISQVTIPYACKLLLQELMAMAIYPKLVLTEA from the exons ATGGATATTGACTATATGATGAATTCCACTCAACACGCCGGTGGATTGGACAGGTTAGCAG AATCTCAATACACTGGCTCGACTTACCCGGACTTTACGTCCTCAGGGTACGATGTAAACGTCAGGTTGGAACCCACCAAGTATTTTAAGGGTGAGCACGAGGGATTTAGCGAGGAGGATACCTGGAAGGTCATAG GTTCATTTTTTAACGAACACGGATTAGTGCATCAACAAATAGAAAGTTTTAACGATTTTATAACGTATCGTATGCAAGAGATTATAGATTCACACCCAGCGATAGAAATAAC TCCACAACCAAATTACCGCccggaagaggaggaggaaaacagTGTACTATATAGATTAAAGTTCGGCCAGCTCTCGCTGAATAAGCCCTCAGTGGAGGAAAAGGACGGAGTTTTCAAGCACATATGGCCGCAAGAAGCAAGGCTGAGGAACCTGACCTACGCATCCCAAGTGTACATAGACATAGAGCAGCAGACGTTCCTAAACGAAGAAGGAAACCTGGTGCAAACGGACTCGACAGTGTACCCGAGAGTGCCGCTGTGCAGAATACCGATGATGCTGAAGTCGGCCTATTGTTGGACCAAGGGACTCACTGAACACGATTTGTCGGACATAGGAGAGTGCGTGTTTGACCAGGGAGGGTACTTCGTGGTCAACGGAGGAGAGAGAGTGCTGATAGCGCAGGAAAGGATGGCAAACAACTTCGTCTacgtatttaataaaaaaaatcaaaagtACTCGGCAGTAGCACAGCTGAGATCGCAGCCGGACTTTTCGCAAGGAGTGACCTCGTTCTCAATCATGATACTGAACTCACAACTGGCAAAAA ATAAGATGCTGGCAGCACTGCCGTACGTGAAGGGAGACGTCCCAGTGCCGATATTGTTCAGAGCACTGGGCTGTATTTCGGACAGAGACATACTGCAGAGAATAGTGTACGACTTCTCGGACACGCAAATGTTGTCGCTAATGAGGTCGACACTGGAGGAATGTTCAGAGTACACATCGCAAGAACAATGCCTAGACTATATAG GTAAAAGAGGGCCCACAGTAGGAGCGCCGCTGGAAGCACGCATACAATACGCGAAGGACCTGCTGAGAAGGCACTTCCTGCCACACGTGGGAACAGAAGTAGGCTCGGAGTCAAAAAAGTGTTTCTACGTGGGATACATGATACACAGACTGCTCCTAAACCAACTAG GGAGAATAAACGAGGATGACAGGGAGCATTTTGGAAAAAAGAGGTTGGATTTGGCAGGAGCACTGATGGCAAGTAGCTTCGGAGCACTCTTTAGAAAGCTGGCGAAGGacgtgaagaagctgctgcaaAACCAAATAGACTCAGGAAGGTCGTTTGACGTGGCAGGAGCAATAAAGTCGTGCTCACAGATAACACAAGGGTTACAGTACCAGTTGCTGACAG GAAACTGGGGAAGAGACAAGGAAGGAAACGTAGTGAGGACGGGAGTATCGCAAGTGCTCAACAGATTGACGTTCGCGTCGTACCTGTCGCACCTGAGGAGGCTGAACACGCCACTAG GAAGAGAAGGGAAAATGGCAAAGCCAAGGCAGCTGCACAACACGCACTGGGGAATGATATGCCCAGCAGAGACGCCGGAAGGACAAGCAGTGGGCCTGGTGAAAAACCTGGCGCTCATGTGCTACATCAGCGTGGGAAGCATGACGAGCACGATCCTGGACTTCCTGCTCGAGTTCGGAATGGACTCGCTGGACGAGATCAGCCCAGTGCTGATAAAGGACAGAGTTAAGATATTTCTGAACGGAACGTGGATAGGAGTCTTCAACCAGCCGGACGCACTGGTaaacctgctgctggagctgagACGCAAGGGAAACATAAGCAGCGAGACTTCGATCGTGAGGGACATACTGTCGAACGAGATAAAGATATTCACGGACTCAG GTCGCTCGATGAGACCACTGTACATCGTGGAGAACAACAGACTGCTGATAACGAAGAGGCACGCTCTGATGATAGAAAATAATCAGCTCAACTGGTCAGGGCTACTTGAAAGTGGAGTGGTGGAGTACATAGACtgcgaagaggaggagataTGCATGATAGCAATGTTCCCAGACGACCtgatcaacaacaacaactactGCAATAGCTACACGCACTGCGAAATACACCCGAGCATGATACTGGGAGTGTGTGCCTCAATCATACCCTTCCCGGACCAGAACCAGAGCCCAAGGAACACGTATCAGTCGGCAATGGGAAAGCAGGCGATGGGAGTGTACAGCACAAACTATAACCTGAGAATGGACACGCTGAGCCACGTGCTATACTACCCGCAGAAGCCGCTGGTGTGCACGAGGTCAATGGAGTTCCTGAGGTTCAGAGAGCTGCCAGCAGGAATCAACTCGATAGTGGCAATTATGTGCTACACAG GATACAACCAAGAGGATTCACTGATCATGAACCAGTCGTCAATTGACAGAGGACTGTTTAGATCAGTGTTCAACAGAACGTACTCGTCAGAGGAGAAGTACCTGGGAAGCACAGTGATAGAGTCGTTTACGAAGCCGACGGCGACAA GTAACTTTTTGAACCTGAAGAGAGGAGATTACTCGAAGCTGGACAACGATGGGCTGATAGAGCCAGGAAGCAGA TCGGACCCGAACAACCCGAACTACCCAGCAGAAATGAACCTGAGAATGgactgcagctgctgcctGAGACCGAACGAAAACGGAGTGGTGGACAACGTGTTGCTAACAGTTAACAACAAGGGCTGCAAGTTCACAAAGGTGAAGGTGAGGAGCGTGAGAGTGCCACAAATAGGAGACAAGTTCGCAAGCAGGCACGGACAGAAGGGAACGATAGGAATGACGTTCAGAATGGAAGACCTGCCGTTTACATGTGAAGGAATAGTGCCGGACATCATCATGAACCCGCACGCAGTGCCCTCGAGAATGACAATAGGGCACCTAATAGAGTGCCTGCTGGGAAAAGTGGGAGCGCTGGTGGGAATGGAGGGTGACGCGACGCCGTTCAGTAAAATGACGCTGGAACAGATATCGAGCAGACTGTTCAAGTGCCACTACTCGAAGTACGGAAACGAGGCGTTCCACAACGGGTTCACAGGAAACCTCATGGCAAGTAAAATATTCGTAGGACCAACGTACTACCAGAGGCTGAAGCACATGGTGGAGGACAAAATACACGCGAGAGCAAGAGGACCGGTGACGATGCTGACGAGGCAGCCGACGGAAGGAAGGTCGCGAGACGGAGGACTGAGGTTCGGAGAAATGGAGCGCGACTGCATGATCTCGCACGGCGCGGCGAAGATGCTGAAGGAGAGACTCTTCGACCAGTCTGACGCGTACAGAGTGCACGTGTGCAACCTCTGCGGACTCCTCTCGATAGcgaacctgaacaacagCTCCTTCCAGTGCACGGCCTGCGACAACAAGACGCAGATTTCGCAGGTGACGATCCCGTACGCCTGTAAGCTCCTGCTGCAGGAGCTAATGGCAATGGCAATATACCCGAAGCTGGTGCTGACGGAAGCGTAA
- a CDS encoding uncharacterized protein (ribosomal protein L47, mitochondrial family protein) yields MSLIRFFRPRIPFSAIPKRGIDELWKGGYLDPETPFGQKEKLSTTGYPWPSYLLRQKSFEDLRSLYFSCLKEKNLLLGERWAAYQNHTKPPKHGRLKKVKLTMKRILGVITRREIHQQCVRAKQILKAQEEKEVLETRMFKLKELLNELNFKIKRSKLEDSLAKTGWINTASRIEAEMEEIEMKLQPLRKETLQLRTPNWRYERKYSDLPGRITWNKDYIPALRNVMRRPFKFY; encoded by the exons ATGAGCCTCATTAGATTTTTCAGACCACGAATACCATTTTCGGCAATTCCTAAACGAGGAATCGATGAGCTTTGGAAAG GTGGCTACCTTGACCCCGAAACTCCCTTTGGACAAAAGGAAAAGCTTTCTACCACTGGGTATCCCTGGCCTTCCTACCTCCTTCGTCAGAAAAGTTTCGAGGATTTGAGGAGCCTCTACTTTTCGTGCCTCAAGGAGAAGAATCTGCTGCTAGGGGAGCGATGGGCTGCGTACCAGAACCACACGAAGCCTCCGAAGCACGGGAGGCTGAAAAAG GTCAAGCTTACCATGAAGCGGATCCTGGGCGTGATAACGAGGAGGGAGATACACCAGCAGTGTGTAAGGGCGAAACAGATTCTTAAGGCTCAG gaggagaaggaggtgcTCGAAACGAGGATGTTTAAGCTAAAGGAGCTTCTGAACGAACTcaactttaaaataaaaag GTCTAAATTGGAGGACTCGCTAGCCAAGACGGGGTGGATAAACACAGCTTCCAGAATCGAAGCTGAGATGGAGGAAATAGAGATGAAGCTGCAGCCCCTGAGGAAAG AAACGTTGCAACTGAGGACGCCTAACTGGCGGTATGAGCGGAAGTACTCTGACCTTCCGGGGAGAATAACCTGGAACAAGGACTACATTCCTGCGCTCAGAAACGTCATGCGCAGGCcttttaagttttattgA
- a CDS encoding uncharacterized protein (BTB/POZ domain containing protein), with product MTGFSALSHVDLSSIPGAPSPRAAHTCDVVQNFLVVFGGWSGREALGDAYAFHLKKKRWYLLNLRVVEYSSRRGKHVNLVLERNNHASSVYNNELYIFAGHDGTQWLSDMFAIDVGGLEESVSGLRFGQSVDVNVRVVEATGKVPSKRACHSMTLVGQLFYSFGGYDGNQCFNDLEVFDPTLGSWSRLSKPHGKKPPARNAHTMVTDGRNLYLLGGHSGSVHFDDIHMYSINSHTWTSLNFEGRVPPGVRGHACSFHKGEIYLFGGYNGDVPFNTLYVFNLRSSTWSIQDVSYDEAIERRQRATMVTLSDGLYIFGGFNGSNWLNDLHSIKFYNTILSKLSNSDGSAKNIFLGGTNNLNWFVKNIGNYMNADSFSDVTIYASGKEIPAHKVILAANSTYFYDLLSHQDHEEEARERRRRRHAQRPRVIIRRQRREIRPKKAIVELNEWSLDSVMKLLEFLYTARVEDLSNSNHYRVCEIMGLADACSVVRLKNLCEEILVTKLDIENSCYLLKYSKLYNADYLRQCCFDFISENAADVMLTPGFEDLSSVPSLVLELAKLSINKMS from the exons ATGACAGGATTTTCCGCGTTATCGCACGTCGATCTATCATCAATCCCAGGAGCCCCCTCGCCACGAGCAGCCCACACCTGCGATGTCGTACAAAATTTCCTGGTGGTATTCGGAGGATGGTCAGGGCGAGAGGCGCTGGGCGACGCCTACGCGTTccacctgaagaagaagaggtgGTACCTCCTGAACCTAAGAGTGGTGGAGTACTCCAGCAGAAGAGGAAAACACGTTAACCTGGTGCTGGAGAGAAACAACCACGCGTCCTCAGTGTATAACAATGAGCTGTATATCTTCGCAGGCCACGACGGAACACAGTGGCTGTCAGATATGTTCGCAATCGACGTGGGAGGACTCGAGGAAAGTGTGTCAGGACTGCGGTTTGGACAGTCAGTAGACGTTAATGTGCGCGTCGTGGAGGCGACAGGGAAGGTCCCGAGTAAGCGGGCATGCCACTCAATGACGCTGGTGGGCCAGCTGTTCTACTCGTTCGGAGGCTACGACGGAAACCAGTGCTTCAACGACCTGGAGGTGTTTGACCCGACGCTGGGATCGTGGTCACGTCTGAGTAAGCCGCACGGAAAGAAGCCGCCAGCAAGAAACGCACACACGATGGTCACGGACGGACGCAACCTGTATCTGCTGGGAGGACACAGCGGCTCAGTACACTTCGACGACATACACATGTACTCAATCAACTCGCACACGTGGACGTCGCTAAATTTTGAAGGACGCGTGCCGCCGGGAGTCAGAGGTCACGCGTGCTCATTCCACAAGGGGGAGATATACCTCTTTGGAGGATATAACGGAGACGTGCCCTTCAACACGCTATACGTCTTCAACCTGAGAAGCTCGACCTGGTCGATCCAGGACGTATCGTACGACGAAGCAATAGAAAGAAGGCAGCGCGCAACGATGGTGACGCTGTCGGACGGATTGTACATATTCGGAGGCTTCAACGGCTCGAACTGGCTTAACGACCTGCACTCTATTAAATTCTACAATACAATTTTAAGTAAGTTGAGCAATTCag ATGGTTCTGCTAAAAATATCTTTTTAGGTGGTACCAATAACCTCAACTGGTTCGTTAAGAACATTGGAAACTACATGAATGCCGACAGTTTCTCCGACGTGACAATATATGCATCAGGAAAAGAAATACCAGCACACAAAGTAATACTGGCAGCTAACTCAACATATTTCTATGACCTGCTTTCACACCAAGACCACGA AGAAGAAGCGAGAGAGCGGAGAAGAAGGCGCCACGCACAAAGGCCGAGAGTAATCATAAGAAGACAGAGAAGGGAAATACGGCCGAAAAAAGCAATCGTGGAGCTGAACGAATGGAGCTTAGATAGCGTCATGAAGTTATTGGAATTCTTGTACACAGCGAGAGTGGAGGACCTGAGCAACAGCAACCACTACAGAGTGTGCGAAATCATGGGACTGGCAGACGCATGCTCAGTAGTGAGGCTGAAGAACCTCTGCGAAGAAATACTGGTGACGAAGCTGGACATAGAAAACTCGTGCTACCTGCTTAAGTACTCGAAGCTGTACAACGCAGACTACCTGAGACAGTGCTGCTTTGATTTCATATCAGAAAACGCAGCAGACGTTATGCTAACACCAGGATTCGAGGACCTATCGTCAGTGCCCTCGCTGGTGTTGGAGCTGGCGAAGCTgtcaataaacaaaatgaGTTGA
- a CDS encoding MAC/perforin, with protein sequence MNISYLLVCVTLFSKICKQSYSLTISSHLGAENGYIDSEEDDLEELNPEHVLLDQDIEEMLSNNSNDEYDRGCPGLDYLGVGYDSIYANSMGGDASILDPGYRAPIIEFTWRKNSEGFSPTLGSLHPVGGWVRPINEISNLDDLKDSLSANAKLNGDIPNNSFTGSLEYKNSFSKFKSKSQRVYNKIEQCIRYQVGIPLNLPWKFTESFEFSVSKLPVLKYSEIKGCNILDKSSGSNEKCDPIKPWIKFFEMFGTHFNHQLTLGGKITQTMRFDASKLKDLREHGVDVDIAIQTSLGSSEGNLSASASKDKSKLDEIGFKKISVLGGHMPNFPLDDEEFASWAESVSENPMPIGVVATSLKTLLDPKLHSSYDEALHQYGILNGINYEQLKVISGDVTEFSKEIENSTNIVSLSRENKFKCPEGSKILSGVSLIFGENKLLGVNYCESKVDLENLSTLRNECMIPTYDDVKYSWNWISCTSGLQPGVEQFVKISEDNETFVELKCPEHSTIQMGLIVVTNNGEITAMNGCEYGKKSCLYHLKGEETAYIWGVCYSYHEKLNKLQLKFSTPESPDEDKISCSEGYKIITGNGFMTKLPKKDSSKFDDPEACDKYGTSCKFKDSNNPFGFILCKS encoded by the exons ATGAAtatatcttatttattggtATGTGTGACtctattttcaaaaatatgtaaacagTCATATTCACTCACTATTTCGAGCCACCTGGGAGCTGAAAATGGCTATATAGACTCCGAGGAGGACGATTTGGAAGAACTTAATCCCGAAC ATGTCCTCTTGGATCAAGATATCGAGGAAATGTTGTCAAATAATTCCAACGATGAGTACGACCGAGGCTGTCCTGGCCTAG ATTACCTGGGAGTGGGTTACGATTCCATATATGCCAACTCTATGGGAGGTGACGCGTCAATATTGGATCCGGGGTACAGAGCTCCAATAATAGAGTTCACCTGGAGAAAAAACTCAGAAGGATTTTCACCAACTTTAGGATCCCTGCACCCAGTTGGTGGCTGGGTTAGACCG ATAAACGAAATAAGCAATTTGGACGATCTCAAGGATTCGTTATCGGCAAACGCTAAATTAAACGGCGACATACCAAACAACTCATTTACGGGCTCGTtggaatataaaaattcattttcGAAATTCAA GTCTAAGAGCCAGAGggtatacaataaaattgaaCAGTGCATACGATATCAAGTGGGAATACCCCTGAATCTACCATG GAAATTTACTGAGTCGTTCGAGTTCTCAGTGTCGAAGCTGCCAGTGCTGAAATATAGTGAAATTAAAGGTTGCAATATTTTGGATAAATCATCCGGTTCTAACGAGAAGTGCGATCCCATTAAACCATGGATTAAGTTTTTTGAAATGTTTGGAACACATTTTAACCACCAACTAACGCTGG gAGGTAAAATAACTCAGACTATGCGATTTGACGCGTCTAAGCTCAAGGATTTGAGGGAACACGGAGTGGATGTGGATATTGCTATACAAACGTCACTTGGTTCATCAGAAGGCAACTTATCAGCCAGCGCCAGCAAGGATAAGTCAAAGCTGGACGAAATAGGGTTTAAGAAAATATCAGTTTTAGGTGGTCATATGCCTAATTTCCCTCTTGACGATGAAGAGTTTGCAAGCTGGGCAGAAAGCGTTTCAGAGAACCCAATGCCAATAGGAGTAGTGGCGACAAGCCTGAAAACGCTGCTCGACCCTAAGTTACACTCGTCATATGACGAGGCTCTGCACCAATACGGTATTCTAAATGGAATAAACTATGAACAGCTTAAGGTGATAAGCGGCGACGTGACAGAATTTTCAAAAGAG ATTGAAAATTCAACAAACATTGTTTCATTAAGTCgagaaaataaattcaaatgtCCTGAAGGCTCAAAGATTTTATCTGGAGTTTCACTCATTTTCGGAGAAAATAAGTTGCTGGGTGTCAACTATTGCGAGTCCAAAGt AGATCTTGAAAATTTATCTACTCTTAGGAATGAATGCATGATTCCCACTTACGATGACGTCAAATATTCGTGGAACTGGATTAGTTGTACCAGCGGATTACAACCTGGTGTTGAGCAATTCGTAAAAATCTCAGAAGACAACGAA ACTTTCGTCGAGCTAAAGTGCCCTGAACATTCCACGATTCAAATGGGATTAATTGTGGTTACAAACAACGGCGAGATCACGGCCATGAACGGATGCGAATATG GGAAAAAATCATGTTTGTATCATCTAAAGGGAGAGGAAACTGCATACATTTGGGGAGTTTGCTACTCTTACCACGAAAAGTTGAACAAA TTACAACTCAAATTTTCAACTCCGGAAAGTCCTGATGAAGATAAGATTTCCTGCTCAGAAGGGTACAAGATTATCACAGGTAACG GATTCATGACCAAATTGCCTAAAAAGGATAGCTCGAAGTTTGATGACCCTGAAGCTTGCGATAAGTACGGCACCAGCTGCAAGTTTAAGGACAGCAATAACCCCTTCGGGTTCATACTGTGCAAGTCATAA
- a CDS encoding MAC/perforin has translation MKLILILVCVDVIVCNVNESNGKNEGNVKNEETPMPEKSAQSQNETVKKRAKNEVKRKEDEPIEFKTTKIVTGLEYLGSGYDIVKANTLGDSDYGEDLGYRAPVIEFIWAQTDVGVTNSLDSLQPVGGWVRPKVSCGESEDVMEIDSISKMKDVTEADVGITVKVPNAGTGSLSTQYENLKDEKEGVSNKLYTNAYYCFTYAAGIPPTLDWITTDEFTESASELPKTIKHYEECTIEKYKKRKKVCSDLLKWMEFFSEFGTHVVTQIHLGGKLTRYLSVPSSVVDSLAKNGFEVNAVIGAAISGVNVDVSVGVSQHFEEELKNLKKSSKLKFSVMGGIHPDKNISPASIRKWKSTVPKYPMPIRMDLVNISTYLPREYYNAFKEAMNFYIGLNEALPWDIEEKEGRIMTLKSILVNSTQVIASNANEEIPLAKCPKDKRVLFGFILNIDKELKTEVYPCPQNKYGTPKSRFFRAFCTVDKLSENSNTFIYILCGNSLGLEFKTKYENNQNELTCDEGDQIITGFNMMLNMTKVTPCKTGASSCETDHKGAMMIVCADKRIPELKAVETVANIVTNDKIDIGDTRYTLIGLVGCIAEKSSVVSACSSFANGCKLITKDTCNLSIGWGMFTA, from the exons ATGAAGCTAATATTGATACTAGTATGTGTTGACGTAATAGTGTGTAATGTGAATGAAAGTAATGGGAAAAATGAGGgaaatgtaaaaaatgaagaaacTCCAATGCCTGAGAAAAGTGCACAGAGTCAAAATGAAACCGTAAAGAAAAGGGCGAAAAACGAAGTAAAACGGAAGGAAGATGAGCCGATAGAATTTAAAACGACAAAAATAGTAACAGGACTAG AGTACCTGGGATCGGGATACGACATCGTGAAGGCGAATACGTTGGGAGACTCAGACTACGGAGAGGATTTGGGGTACAGGGCACCGGTGATAGAGTTCATATGGGCGCAGACGGACGTGGGAGTGACAAACAGCCTAGACTCACTGCAGCCTGTGGGAGGCTGGGTAAGGCCTAAAGTGTCATGCGGAGAGTCTGAAGAC GTGATGGAAATAGACTCAATTAGTAAAATGAAGGACGTGACGGAGGCAGACGTAGGGATAACAGTGAAGGTGCCAAACGCAGGGACGGGCTCGCTGAGCACTCAGTAcgagaacctgaaggacgaAAAGGAGGGCGTGAGCAACAAGCTGTACACCAACGCATACTACTGCTTTACGTACGCAGCCGGGATTCCGCCAACACTTGACTG GATTACAACCGATGAATTTACTGAATCGGCCTCAGAATTGCCTAAAACGATAAAACACTATGAAGAATGTACAAtagaaaagtataaaaagaGAAAGAAGGTCTGCTCAGATTTGCTAAAGTGGATGGAGTTCTTTTCAGAGTTTGGAACTCACGTGGTCACGCAAATACACCTAG GAGGGAAGCTGACGAGGTACCTGAGCGTGCCCTCAAGTGTAGTGGACTCGCTGGCAAAAAACGGGTTCGAAGTGAACGCAGTGATCGGAGCGGCAATTTCTGGAGTTAATGTAGACGTGTCGGTAGGAGTGTCGCAGCACTTTGAAGAGGAACtaaagaacctgaagaagtcgtcgaagctgaagttCAGTGTGATGGGAGGAATACACCCGGACAAGAACATTTCGCCGGCCTCGATAAGAAAGTGGAAATCAACGGTTCCGAAGTACCCAATGCCAATAAGGATGGATCTGGTAAACATAAGCACGTATCTGCCAAGAGAATACTATAACGCGTTCAAGGAGGCtatgaatttttatattggATTGAACGAGGCGCTGCCGTGGGACatagaagaaaaggaggGGAGGATAATGACGCTGAAATCAATA CTCGTCAACTCGACTCAAGTGATAGCATCGAATGCGAACGAGGAGATACCCCTGGCAAAGTGTCCTAAAGATAAAAGGGTGCTATTTGGGTTCATTCTGAACATAGATaaggagctgaagacgGAGGTCTACCCATGCCCGCAGAATAAGTACGGCACACCAAAGTCACGATTCTTTAGAGCGTTTTGCACAGTCGATAAGTTGAGTGAGAATTCTAACacgtttatttacattCTCTGCGGCAACTCACTTGGTTTGGAATTCAAGACCAAGTACGAAAACAACCAAAAT GAGTTAACTTGTGATGAGGGAGATCAAATAATAACTGGCTTCAACATGATGTTAAATATGACTAAAGTAACACCGTGTAAAACAGGAGCAAGTTCGTGTGAAACTGATCACAAGGGAGCGATGATGATAGTGTGCGCAGATAAAAGAATACCGGAATTGAAG GCGGTTGAAACTGTGGCCAATATAGTCacaaatgataaaatagataTCGGAGACACGAGATACACTTTAATAG gGCTTGTGGGATGTATTGCAGAAAAGTCATCAGTAGTTTCAGCATGTAGCTCATTTGCAAACGGGTGTAAACTCATAACAAAGGACACTTGCAACTTGTCGATTGGTTGGGGAATGTTTACAGCATAG